The genome window GGTTCGGCCGGGGCCAGTCACTGACCCTGGCCGAGGGCCAGTGGTTTAATAAGGTTTTTGACGTGGTATTGGGAGCCGGGGCCGCCAGAGCCCTACAGCACTCCGTGGGCGACAGCGCCGTGCTTTCCCACGGTGGCGGTCAAACCAGCTTTTCCAATCATGACGACACGCCCTTCACGGTCACCGGCATTCTTGATGACACGGGTACTCCAGTGGATCAGGCTGTCTACATCAGCCTTGCAGGAATGGAAGCCATGCATGTGGGCTGGGAATCCGGTGTGGCGATCCCCGGCCGCACCCTCACACCGGAACAGGCGGAAGGCCGGACGTTCGCCCCAGATGCCATCACGGCCGCCTTTGCAGGCCTGAAACGCAAAATCCTGACCTTCAGGGTGCAGCGCGAAATCAACCAGTATTCCGGCGAACCCCTCTCTGCCGTTCTGCCCGGCGTTGCACTGAGCGAACTCTGGCGACTCATGGGCCAATTTGAACGGGCCCTGCTGGGCATTACCGGCTTCGTCGTAATTACCAGTCTGATTGGGCTAATGGCCGTACTGCTGACTCTGCAGGCTCAGCGCGCCCATGAAATCTCAGTCCTCAGAGCGACGGGGGCCTCTCCCGGCCTGATTGCATCTCTTTATCTGATCGAATGTGTTGCTCTCGCTCTGGTGGCCTGCGTCGCAGCTATAGCGGTTGGCGCCCTCGTGGTATCCGCGCTAAGTCCATGGCTGCTGGAAACCTATGGCCTGCAAATCCACCTGAGGCCTCTCAATACCGTTGAATGGGGTTTACTCGCGTCCGTGCCGGTCACCGCCTTGCTGGTCGCTCTGGGGCCGGCGTTTGGCGCCTGGCGCCTGAGCCGCTCACTCGGTCTGGGGGACTCTCGCGAGGAGTGACAGGCGTCACGCTAATCGGGCCATGACAAGCCTGTAAATTGACCGACTTAGCGTCCACACTTATAGTTACTTGCAACCACAACAACCGATGTTGGGCACGTGATGGAACAGTCCGAAGTACAGGTATTAGCGGACAAGCTGGATAAGCTGATCGAGCACTGTCAGAAACTGGAGCGGGATAACGCCACGCTGCGGGAGCTGCAGGATGATTGGAACCGGGAACGGGCCCAGCTTATGCACAAGAATGATCTTGCCAAAAACAAGATTGAAGCCATGATTGGCCGCCTGCGGGCACTGGAGCACCACTGATGTCACAGCAACCCACCACCGTTGAGGTGAAGATTCTCGACAAGGAATACCTGGTTGCCTGCCCTGAGGAGGAACGCGAAGCCCTGCTTCGCTCCGCCCGGCACCTCGACAGCAAGATGCGCGAAATCCGCGCCAGCGGCAAGGTATTCGGCACCGAGCGAATCGCGGTCATGGCCGCATTGAACATCACCCATGAAATGCTGGAGCGGGACACCATGTCTAATGCCACCAGCACCATTCTCAAGGCCATGGACAACAAACTGGATACCGCGCTGGGCGATTCGTCGGGGCACTGAGATTCCGTAGGTGAGCGAAGGAGTTTCCGAAACAGGTATTGCAATCAGCCCCGGCTGTGCCCGTATAATGGGATTAACTTCCTGGGCTGTTCGCTGGTCGGATTCGTCCTCGAGCCGATGCGCATTACCCAGGTGGCTACTTCAGGGCATTGTGAGCACGTCCCCGGCAGGGGAAAGCCTAATATGTCACAGCGGCCACCGACCTTGAACTTTGGGTTCAAGGACCACATCCGATAACGGCAGCCCGGGAAGCTTTAATTTCAATAGGTTATACCTAAAAACAGTTGCTTACGGTCTTTACCCACTACCGAACTGGTACAAAAGACTGGTACACACCGTGACTGTTATCCGCATACGATCGAGCCTTCATCGACGCCCCGAGACATCCAACTTGCAGTACCGAAAACGCATCCCAGAGAAACTACGTCCCTACTTCGGCAAGCACGAGATTAAAGAGAGCTTAAAGTCCGCAGACCCGGCAATCGCTCGGATACGTCATCACGAACTGAGCGCCAAAGTCGATGCACAAATTGCCAACGCTTGGGCTCAATACAGAGGCGAGCTTCAGATTGAGACACCCCAGCTTCATCACATGGCCGACAAGTGGTACGAATCAAAGCTCAGCGACCCCAAGTGCGCCACCAAACGGAAAGAAGTGATAGTCGAGTCGGAGATTCCTAGAGAAAACGGTAGAGCCCCCGTCCTCGACACGGAACATGTATGGTCCTTGAGACTCCACCCGAAGCAAATTCTTTAGCCAACCTGCGCAACACCCTAGGCGAGGAGGCAGAAGAGCTACTGCGGCGCTCCGAGACGGCACTTCGGCTTGACTCGGAGCTATACCACAAGCTCCTTATCCTCATGGCAGATCGAGCATTGCGAATTGCTGGACAGCTAGGAAAAACCCAGAGCAAAAACTGCTCCGTAACTCAACAGTCAGGCAACGCCTCAGGCGAAAGCCCAACCCTCCGTGCAAAGACTCGCTGTAACTTATACAGAGAATCACGTAAAGATTTGTTAAATAACTAATTAACGCTTTGCTATAAAGAAACAAGCAGCCTACCTTTTTATAGTTCAATAGTTACTCACTTAACAATAATCGAACATGGCAAGCCCTAACGGCCAGCCACTCCCTCGAGTCAGGGACTACCCAGAAAACGCTAAGACACTACAAAGGAAGTTTTATGTTGTTACGGACCAAACGGGCATATATGGGAGTTACTTTTTCTTGCGCAGCCCTAGCGCTCTCTGCGTGCGGAGGAGGGGGCGGCTCCAGCTCAACTTCTGATTCCACCACCGTGGAACAGACCGAGCTCAAGCCAGGCGCATATTACGTAACAACAGAGCTTGCTGACGGCTCAACCCTAGAGGGATTAAGCTTGCTAAGCCCTTCAGGCGCATTCGCCGTAGCATTTAGCGATCAGGACCTCACGTTCGGCACCCTTACCTTTTCATCACCTGACGTCATCTCAGGCACAGGGACAGACTACGTGCTGAACGAGAGCTGGGAGCTAACCAGCGGCTCAATTTCAGGGACGGTTACATCCTCAGAGACAGCCGAGCTACGTGCTACTGCATCTGGATTTTATTCGGATAGCACACTTCAACGGGAAAACACTTACAGCGACTTAGGGATAACTCTGTCCGATATTTCCGGCACCTATACCATGGAC of Marinobacter sediminum contains these proteins:
- a CDS encoding ABC transporter permease, with the protein product MKAGLALSLASASLWHRRRVLALVCLTLTLSVTLLLGIQYLRTEVKQSFTSTISDTDLIIGARSGQLNLLLYTVFHIGDATNNIRWSTFQDLSQDERIDWLIPVSLGDSYRGFRVVATNDQFLRHFRFGRGQSLTLAEGQWFNKVFDVVLGAGAARALQHSVGDSAVLSHGGGQTSFSNHDDTPFTVTGILDDTGTPVDQAVYISLAGMEAMHVGWESGVAIPGRTLTPEQAEGRTFAPDAITAAFAGLKRKILTFRVQREINQYSGEPLSAVLPGVALSELWRLMGQFERALLGITGFVVITSLIGLMAVLLTLQAQRAHEISVLRATGASPGLIASLYLIECVALALVACVAAIAVGALVVSALSPWLLETYGLQIHLRPLNTVEWGLLASVPVTALLVALGPAFGAWRLSRSLGLGDSREE
- a CDS encoding DUF6538 domain-containing protein, which gives rise to MTVIRIRSSLHRRPETSNLQYRKRIPEKLRPYFGKHEIKESLKSADPAIARIRHHELSAKVDAQIANAWAQYRGELQIETPQLHHMADKWYESKLSDPKCATKRKEVIVESEIPRENGRAPVLDTEHVWSLRLHPKQIL
- a CDS encoding cell division protein ZapA; translated protein: MSQQPTTVEVKILDKEYLVACPEEEREALLRSARHLDSKMREIRASGKVFGTERIAVMAALNITHEMLERDTMSNATSTILKAMDNKLDTALGDSSGH
- a CDS encoding TIGR02449 family protein codes for the protein MEQSEVQVLADKLDKLIEHCQKLERDNATLRELQDDWNRERAQLMHKNDLAKNKIEAMIGRLRALEHH